The following is a genomic window from Syntrophorhabdales bacterium.
TACTTTACGAGCCTGATATTTAACGACCAAGCCTCCATGGCCGCTATCGAACAAGAGCTCGTCCGCACACTGGGCACCATCCGCGTCCGGTCCGCCGTAGAACCTTTTTCTCATTCAGATTACTATGAGAAAGAGATGGGACGGAATCTGAGTCGCTGTTTTCTTCTTTTCGCATCATTGGCTTCCCGCGAACAGCTTCCTGAGGTAAAATTACGAACCAACGAAATCGAGATGCACTACGCACAACAGGGTAAACGAACGGTCAATATCGATCCTGGATATATAGCCTTTGAGCACGTTGTGCTTGCCACGACAAAAGGGTATGCGCATCGCCTCTACCTGGGGCAGGGT
Proteins encoded in this region:
- a CDS encoding DUF4416 family protein — translated: MGTVKRPPSVIYFTSLIFNDQASMAAIEQELVRTLGTIRVRSAVEPFSHSDYYEKEMGRNLSRCFLLFASLASREQLPEVKLRTNEIEMHYAQQGKRTVNIDPGYIAFEHVVLATTKGYAHRLYLGQGIFGDLTLMFENGSYHGLPWTYPDYRSDAIIALCNEWRDHYKELLRCQEA